ATGAACCTCGTGTCGGTGCTCATCGCGCCTGCGGTGGTCGCGATGAGCGTGCCGGCAGACGCCAACCATGTCCTGCGCGTCGCCGTCGCGACCGTCGCGGCGCTCGTCGCGATGGGCGCGGTCGTGTGGTCCCGCCTGCGGGCGGCGAACGTCGACGAGCAGGGCGAGCTCGAGCACGACATGGGCCTGCCGGGCTGACCAGCGCGGACGGGTGCAGCGAGGTGGGTCGCTGCACCCGTCGCTCGACTCGCAGGAATCGTGACGTTACGGGAGGATGCGTCCGGGACTCCGCTCGGGGGCCCGTGCGGTGACCGCGAGGTGCGGCACCTCCCTGTCAGGAGAACTGATGTCTTACCGCTTCAACCCCGCTCCCGGATGGCCCGTACCCCCGCAGGGGTGGGTCCCACCGGAGGGGTGGGTGCCCGACCCGTCGTGGCCGCCGGCGCCGGCAGGCTGGAACTTCTGGGTGGAGGTCCCTGACGCGCCGGTCGCCCCGGCAGCACCGCAGCAGCCCGCGCCGACGGCGCCGACGCGCGCCGTGACGACGCCGCCTCCTGCCGCCGCGAGCCCTGCGCCCGCCTCCGCGAGCCCTGCGGCGACGACCCCGATGCCGCCCGTCCCCCTGACGGGACCTGCCGGTGGCCCGACACCCTCGCCCGTCGCCCCGGCGAGCGTCCCGTACGCGCAGTACAACCACGTGCCGACCGCCGGCTCGGCGAGCCAGCCGGGTCTCGTCCAGGAGAACCGTCGTCGCAGCCCGCTGATCTGGCTCGTGCCGCTCGTCCTCGTGCTCCTTGGTGGGATCGCGTGGGGGATCGTCGCCCTCATGTCCGGCAACGACGACAAGCCGACAGGCGTCGCTGCCGCGACCGTCACGGTCACGCCGACGCCCACCGAGGCCGCCCCGACGAGCGAGCCGCCCGCAGACCCTGCACCGACCGAGCCGTCGACCGACGCTCCCGACACGCAGGAGCCGCCCGCGGGCGACGACGCGGCGAAGGCGTTCTGCCCCGCAGCGCTCTCCCTCTACACCGCGTTCGGCAAGGCCACCGCGACCGAGACGGTCGCGGAGTTCGTCGCGATCTACGAGCCGGCCGTCGCGGCGATGCCGCAGGCCGCGCCGCCCGCGGAGATCGCCGAGGCGTGGTCGTACAAGTACACGAACGACACCGAGATGATCGCCGCGATCAAGGGCGGCGACCAGGCGGTCGCACCGCTCGAGGCGTACATGGACTTCCAGGTGAAGCGCGCCCTCGCGGGCGACGACTTCGTCACGCACGAGACGGCGCTCACCGACTTCGTCTCCGACCGCTGCTACTGACGGGCGCGTCCGAGGGCAGGATGGACCCGTGAGCCATCCTCCGATCCTCGACGACGACGCCGCCCCTGACCTTCTCGCGCGGCTGCGCGCCGACCTCGTCGCCGCGGACTACACGGTCGCCGGCGTGCAGTCGCTGCTCGGCCCGCTCGCGTTCGACGCGCTGCACCGCGAGGAGGCGCTGCCCGCGCGCCGCGTCCTGCGTGGCGTGCTCGCGGCCGCGCGTGGGGAGAGCGCGGGGGATGCTCCGAGCGAGGCCGAGCGGCGCCGTGCGGCGCTCGCCGCCGTCTTCTTCCTCGGTGACACGCTCCTGAGTCACGAGCTCGCGCTCGCCCTGCCGACCCTCGGCCTCGACGGGGCGCGTGCGCTCGGCCTGACGCGCGACGTCGACCCGGGCCGCGTGCGTGCGCGCTTCGACCTGCGGCCCTACGCAGCCGACGACGCCGCAGGTCACCTCGACTGGTGGCTCGCGTCCGACCTCGGCGAGCTCGCGACCGGCGCGGGCCTCGAGCCCGATCACGTGCTCGGGGCTGGCGGCGCCTCGCTCACGCTCGCGCAGGTGACCGCGCGCCGCCCTGTCGGCCGCGTGCTCGACCTCGGCACGGGCTGCGGCATCCAGGCGCTGCACGCGTCCCGGCACGCCGAGCACGTCGTCGGCACGGACATCTCCCGCACGGCGCTCGAGTTCGCGCGGTTCAACGCGGCCCTCAACGGGGTAGCGCTCGAGCTGCGCGAGGGCTCGATGCTCGCGCCGGTCGCGGGGGAGACGTTCGACCTCGTCGTGTCGAACCCGCCGTTCGTCATCACGCCGCGTGCGTCCGCGGGCGTCGAGATGTTCGAGTACCGCGACGGCGGCCGCTCGGGCGACGACCTCGTGCGCGACCTGGTTGTGAACGTCGGCAGCGTGCTCGCGCCCGGCGGCGTCGTGCAGATGCTCGGCAACTGGGAGATCCGCCGCGGTCAGGACTGGACCGAGCGCGTGGGCGCCTGGCTCGACGCCGCCGGGCTCGACGGCTGGGTCATCCAGCGCGAGGTCCTCGACCCCGCGCAGTACGCGGAGACGTGGCTGCGCGACGGCGGCACCACGCCGGAGCGTGACCCTGAGGGCTTCGCGGCGATGTACGAGGCGTGGCTCGAGGACTTCGAGTCGCGCGACGTCGAGGCTGTCGGCTTCGGCATCGTCTACCTGCGCCGGCCGGTCGACGGCCGCGTCACGCTGCGCCGCCTCGAGGAGCACACCGGCTCGGTGCACCAGCCGCTCGGGGAGCACCTCGCGGCGTCGGTCGAGGCGCACGACTGGCTCGAGCATCGAGACGACGCGGCGCTCCTCGCCGAGCGTCTCGTCGTCGCGCCCGACGTCACCGAGGAGCGGTACCTCACTCCGGGCCAGGACGACCCGAACGTCGTGATCGTGCGGCAGGGAGGCGGCCTCGGACGGGGCGTGCACGCCTCGACGGCCCTCGCGGCCCTGGTCGGGGTGTGCGACGGCGAGCTGAGCGTCGGCCAGATCGTCGGTGCGATCGCGTCCCTGTTCGACGTCGACGCCTCCGAGCTTGCGGCCGACGTCCTGCCGGGCGTGCGCGGGCTCGTCCGGGACCTCTTCCTCACCCCGGCCTGACTGGGCTCACGGCCGTGCGGCGTCAGCGCCCCGATCGGCGGACCCCCGCTCACCGGCGCCTCGCTCGCCCGGTGCCCCGTCGTCATCCCGCCGAGAGTCGTCGCCCGGGTGGTCGCGCCGGCCGTCACGATGCTCGGACGTGGCCGAGGCGGGATCGCGATCGTCGAGGCCTGCCCCGATGAGGTAGCCGCCCCCGAGGCCGAGGAGCCCGGCCGTGATGGCGACGGTCAGCGCTGAGGCGATTGGGCGCCGGGTGATCGTCTGCGCGGCCCTGCCGCGTCCGCGAGGTACGTCGTCGCCCTGGGGCGAGAAGGCGGAGGCGGGGGAGTCCTGAGCGGTCGTCGCAGCAGGAGGGATCGGGGGCACATCGCGGCCGGGGTCGCTCTCGGGAGCGGGCGTCACGTCAGGTCGGGTGGTGTCGTCGGCGGTCATCTCCGCGTCCTTTCTCTCGTGAGACTCCATCGTGCTCGTGACACCTGGGAGCGAGATCTGGCTGCCCTGTGCGGGTGCTGGGATCCTCACCTAGCCTCGCGGTGTGGACCTGCGCGTGATGACGTACAACATCAAGAGCCTCGAGCTCGACGGTGCTGCCGCACGCCGTGTCGTGCGCGCGCAGCGTCCGGACGTCCTGCTGCTGCAGGAGGCGCCCCGGTGGGTACGGGGGCGACGCCGCACACGCGGCTTCGCGCGGGACGTCGGCATGGTCGTGGTCGCGGGTGGCATCGCGGGACGGGGTGCGGCGATCGCCGTCGCCCCACATCTCGTGCCTCAGGTCGTCGAAGGGCGGGGCGTGGCGTTCGAGCCACGGACGGTGCGCTTCCGCCAAGGGTTCCCGACGCCGCGCGGCTACGCGCTCGCCCGTCTTGCCCGCAGCGACGGAGAGGGCGGGGTGCTCACGTTCGTGTCGGTGCACCTGTCTGCGCAGCGCCCGCAGCGTGCACAGCACGTCCCCGTGTACGTGGAGCTGGCGGCTCGCGAGGCGCCCGACCTCGTTCTCGGTGGCGACCTCAACGAGAACCCGCGCGGGCCGAGCGTGCTCGCGCTCCAGCCGCCGCTGCGCGACGCCGACCCCGGCCAGGCGCCCACCGAGCCCGTGGACGTGCCGCGGACGAGGCTCGACGGGTTCCTCGTCGGCAGCACCGTCACGGTCCACCAGGTCACCGTGCCGGACGGGCCCGACGTCCTCGTCGGCAGCGACCACCGCCCCGCCGTGCTCGACATGAGCTGGTAGGGCCGCAGCCCGTGCCCCGTCAGGCCGGTCGGGGCAGGTGAACGTGGAACGTCGTCGCGCCGGGCGTGGTCGCGACGCTGAGCCCGCCGCCGTGCGCGGCGACGATCGCGTGCGCGATCGCTAGCCCGAGACCGGTCGACCCGGCCTCGTGACCACGTGCCGAGTCGCCCCGGGTGAAGCGGTCGAACAGGAGCGGCAGCAGTTCCGGAGTGATGCCGGGCCCGTCGTCGGACACGTCGACGTCGACGCCTCCGTCGGCGGCTGCGCGCAGCCGGAGGGTCACACTCGTCCCCGGCGGGGTGTGCACGCGGGCGTTCGACAGCAGGTTGACGAGCACCTGGCGCAGGCGCGCGTCGTCGCCCGTCACCTCGAAGACTGTCGCGTCTTCGTCCTCGGTGGGCAGGTCGAGCCGCCAGACATGGTCGGGACCCGCAGCGTGCGCGTCCGCCAGGCACTCGAGCGCGAGCGGCAGCAGGTCGACCGTCTCGCGCTCGAGCGGCCGGCCAGCGTCGAGCCGCGCGAGCAGCAGGAGGTCCTCGACGAGCCCGGACATCCGCACCGACTCGGACTCGATCCGGGCCAGAGCCTGGGAGGTGGCCGCAGGCACCTGGTCGTCGGAGCGGCGCACGAGCTCCGCGTACCCGCGGATCGAGGCGAGCGGGGTCCGCAGCTCGTGGGAGGCGTCCGCCACGAACTGCCGGACCTGCGTCTCCGAGGTGAAGCGCGCGGAGAGCGCCTTCTCGACGTGGTCGATCATCCGGTTGAGCGCGGCCCCGACGCGACCGACCTCGGTGCGCGTGTCGTCGTCGTCGACCCGCTCGGGGAGGTTGACCGCACCCTCGTGCAGGGGAAGGTGCGCGATGCGCGTCGCAGTCTGCGTGACGTGCGCGAGCGGGCGCAGCGCACGCCGCACGAGGACGCTCGCGGCGATCGCCGCGAGCACGCCCGCTGCGACCCCGATGCCGATCTCGACCGTGAGGTACCGCGTCAAGGTCGCCGTCGTGCCGTCAAGCGACAGTCCCGTGACCTGAACAGACGAGGGCGCCGTCGCAGTCCCAGCGTCACGCTCGACCGCGATCACCCGGTAGGAGCCCAGCCCAGGCAGGTCGACCGTCCGCGGCGTGCCGTCAGGTTCGACCGATGCGAGGATCGCGAGCTGGTCCGCTGTGAGGTCTTGCACGGTGCCGTCATCGTCGAGATACCCCTGCTCGCCCACCTCTCCGTCCTGGAGGCGCAGCCCCAGGGTCCCGGTGGACTGGCCCGGAACCGCGAGGAACGGTGGGCGGTCGTCGGCGACCTGCGGCGGGGTGGTGCCCGGCGCTGTCGTCGACGGATCGGTCACGTCCGACGACGACGACGGCACGTCCTCAGGGCCGGGGAAGGCGGGAGCGTTCCCGTCCGGCGCACGGCCCGCACGCATCGACGCGGCACCGAGCGAGTCGTCGATCCGCTCGACGAGGCTCGCGCGCAGTGCGAGCGTCGAGATGGCGGCGAGAGCGAGGCACACGCCTGCGAGAAGCGCGACGACCGTGACGACGAGGCGGCGCTGCAGCGACCACGCTCGACGGCGTGGTGCGCGACCCGGAACGGCCGCGACCGGACCGCCAGCGTCAGGTTCGGCCGTCACACGACGTCCGCGCCGGGCTTGAGCACGTAGCCCACCCCGCGCAACGTGTGGATCATGGGCTCCCGGCCAGCGTCGATCTTCTTGCGCAGGTACGAGATGTACAGCTCGACGATGTTCGCCTGCCCGCCGAAGTCGTAGTTCCACACCCGGTCGAGGATCTGCGCCTTCGACACGACCCGACGGGCGTTGCGCATGAGGAATCGCAGCAGCTCGAACTCGGTCGCCGTGAGGTGCACCGGCGTGCCCGCCCGTACGACGTCGTGGGCGTCCTCGTCGAGCACGAGGTCACCGACGACGAGAACCGCTTCCTCTCGCTCCTGCCGCGCGCCCGCGCGGCGCAGCAGGACGCGGAGCCGCGCGACGACCTCTTCGAGGGAGAACGGCTTCGTCACGTAGTCGTCGCCCCCGGCGGTCAGCCCCGCGACACGGTCCTCGACTGCGTCTTTCGCCGTGAGGAACAGGACGGGCGCGTGGCAGCCACGCTCCCGGATGCGGCGCAGGACCGCGAGGCCGTCGAGGTCGGGAAGCATCATGTCGAGCACGACGATGTCGGGGTCGTGAGTGCGTGCGAGGTCGACCGCGGACCGGCCGTCGTGCACGGTGCGCACGTCCCAGCCCTCATAGCGCAGGGCGGTCGCGACCAGCTCAGCGAGGTTGGGCTCGTCATCGACGACGAGCGCGCGGATCGGCTGCCCATCAGGGCGGGTGAACGATGAACGGTCGGCGGCGGGCGAGCTCATAGGACAAGAGTGCCCCGCCGCGCTGCGAACGAGCCCAGGTTCTCCTGTGTGTCATCTGTGAGCCTGCTGTCCCCAGCGGACACTTCACGCGAAACGACGCGACGCCCCGACCGGGTCTGCGCGAGATCCACACACCGACGCCCTACGGTGGACGGGTGAGTCTCCCGCCGACCCGCCCGCACGAGCAGCAGCGCCCCGATGCCCCGACCGTGCCGACCGCACGAGTCGAGCCGCAGACGCCAGCCCTCGGCAACCCCGCGCTCGGGACGCAACCCGCGGCCCCCTGGAGTCCGCACGCGCCCGCGCACGCGCGCCCCGCAGGCGACACGACGGCGTCGACTCGGCCCGTCGTCGAGGCGACGGAAGCACGGGTCGCCCCGCGCGTCGTCGGCCTCCTCGTCGCCTTTCTCGGTGTGGTCGCGTTCGCGTACGTGACCCGCCTGGCACTCGGGACCGTGTGGGGGCAGGAGCTCGACGAGAACGCGCTCGCGGGGTCGACGTTCGGCAAGGGCACGCTGTGGAAGGTCGGCGAGCCGGTGCTCGACGTCGTCTCCAACTCGTTCGTCGTCCTCGCCCTCGGCGGGGCGATCCTCATCTCCCTGCTGCGTCGCCGCTGGGGCCTCGCAGCCCAGGTCGTGGTCCTCGTCGCGGGCGCAAACCTCACGACGCAGATCCTCAAGCACCAGGTGCTCGAGCGCGCGCACCTCGGCGTGCTGACCGAGCGTCCGGGCAACTCGCTCCCGTCGGGGCACACGACCGTCGCGGCGTCGGTGTCGATCGCGCTGCTGCTCGTCGTGCCGCGCCGCGTCCGGCCGGTCGTCGCGCTGCTCGGCGCCGTGTACACGGCGCTCACGGGCGTGTCGACGATGGTGGGCGGCTGGCACCGGCCGTCCGACGTCGTCGCCGGGCTGCTCGTCGTCCTCGTGTGGACGGCGCTCGTGCTCGGCCTGACATCGGCGTCCGGCATCGACCGGAAGGCGAAGCACTCGTCGGTCGGGACTGCCGTCGCGACGACGCTCCTCGCGGTCGGCACTGCCGTGTCGGGCGCGCTCGCGGCCGGTCTGCTGACCGGTTCGGTCGAGCTGTTCGCGGACCGCGGGCAGGACGTCGTCGATTATCTCGGCACGGCGTCGGCCGTCGTCGCGGCGACGGGGCTCGTCTTCATGGTGAGCCTGCTGCTGCGGCAGTCCACGGCGCGCGGCCGCGCGGAGTCCTAGAGCAGAGGTCGTGTCTCCGCCGCACCCACCCCCCTCGGACGGATCGCCCGGGCGCACACATGTCGTGTGCGCCCGGGCGATCGGTCAGCGGGTCGGGGAGAGGCTGCGCGGTTTCTCCCGGCAGATCGCTCCGCTGCACACCTGACGTGTGCATCCGGGCGATCGGTCAGCGGGAGGGGGCGGAGCTTCGGACAGGCGGGGCGTTCGCCGGGCTGTCTCAGCGGTGGTGGCGCGAGTGGATCGCGCCGACGACCGTGACACCGAGCGTCACGAGCGCCGACACGGCGAGGCCCGCCGCAAGGTCGACCTTCAGCAGCAGGGCGCCCGCGCCCGCGCCGGCGAGGATGAGCACGACGGCGAGGAAGCGTCGACCACTGCCGCCACCCGCGGCGCGCGCCGCGCCGGAACCGAGCACCGAGTCGGCGGCGAGGCCCGTGATCGTCGACGTCACGACGACCGTCGTCACGTCCTTGACCGCGACGACCCGCGCGACCGCCGCCTGCAGGCCCATGACCGCGCCGAGCAGGCACGTGACGCTCACGGCGAGCAGGTGCGGCAGCTCGTCGACGAGCAGCACGGTCAGCGCGAGCGCCGCCATGACGCCGCCCACGACGCCGAGCAGCGCCGTCGACCGCCTGCTCCAGCCACCACGGCCGCGCAGCGCGCGGCCCGCGACCGCAGCACCGGCCATGAAGCCGCCCAAGGCGACGAGCGGGCCGAGCACGGGCAGCTCGTCTGCACCCATGAGGCCCATGCCCAGGATGACGACGTTGCCTGTCATGTTGCCGGTGAACACCCGGTCGAGGCCGAGGTAGCCGACGGCGTCGATGATGCCGGTCGAGAAGGTCAGGATGAGCATGAGCGTCAGGTGCATCCGGCCGGATGCGACGCCGCGGATTCGGTCGATCACGTGGACCATTGTGCGGGCCGGGCCGCTCAGCCCTGTGACACGTTCGTTTCATTGCGGAAAACTGCCGTTCGCAGCGTCCCCCTACGGTTGCGGCATGTCACACGAGATCTTGCACCGCGGACTGGGCCCGATGACGTCGCCCACCTATCTGCCCGCCGAGCTCGACACCGTGCTGTGGGGGCGCCTCCCGTGCGCGACCGACGCCCCGGTGCTCACGATCGACCCGGGGACCGAGGTCACGTTCGACACGATCAGCCACGAAGGGATCCTCGAGGACCAGGGCCGCGACCCGCGCGCCTTCTTCGGTGCGCACGGCGTGGACGGGGACCACGTGCTCGACGACGCCGTCGAGCTCGCGGCGTCCGACCACCCGCGCACGTGGGGCGTCGACGGTCCGCACGTCGTCACCGGTCCGGTCCGCGTGAGCGGCGCCCGGCGCGGCGACCTGCTCGCGATGACGCTCGTCGACGCGACGCCGCGCGTCCCGTACGGCGTGATCTCCAACCGGCACGGCAAGGGAGCGCTGCCCGGCGAGATGCCGGCGGACGGCGAGACGTTCTCGGCGTTCGCCGCGGTCGACGACGCGGGCACGCACGGCCTGCTGCCGCTCGTCCCGGGTGGCGACCGGCACGCACGGTTCCCGCTCGCGCCGTTCCTCGGGATCATGGGCGTCGCGGTCGACGGCGACGCGCGCCCGCACTCTGTCCCGCCGGGCGCGCACGGCGGCAACATCGACATCAAGCTGCTGACGGCGGGCAGCACGCTGTACCTGCCGGTGCAGGTCGACGGCGCGCTCGCCTACGTGGGTGACCCGCACTTCGCGCAGGGCGACGGCGAGGTCGCGCTCACGGCGATGGAGGCGTCCCTGCGGGCGACGGTCCGCTTCGACGTGATCGCCCACGAGGACGCGGTCGAGCAGTTCGGCGAGCTCGCCGGACCGCTCGCCCGGACGAGCGAGTACCTCGTGCCGACGGGCATGGACGAGGACCTCGACGTGGCGATGGCGAGCTGCGTGCGTGCGGCGCTCGCGCTGCTCGAGGCGCGGTACGGCATGGACCGGCGGATGGCGTACGCGTACCTGAGCGCGGCGACGGACTTCGACATCTCCCAGGTGGTCGACATGGTCAAGGGTGTGCACGCGCGCATCCGGCTGGCGGACTTCGCATGAGCGACGACCAGCTTACGGCCGCAGAGCTGCATGCGGACGGGGAGGTCCCGACCGGGCTGCTCGAGGCGTTCTGGGCGTACGAGCGCGCGCTCGGCACGGACGACGTCGCGGAGCTCGACCGCCTGTTCGCCGCGGGGCCGCACACGCTCCGGGGCGACGCCGCGGGCCTCCTCGTGGGGCACGAGCAGATCGCGGCGTTCCGCTCGTCGCGCGGGGGTGCGCCGAGCCGCACGGTCCTCGAGGTGCACGTCCGCACGATCACGCCTGACGACGCACTCGTCGTCGCGGTGACCGCGCTCTCCCGCGGCGGTCGCGGTCGGCAGACGCAGCTGTGGCACCGCGGGCCCGAGGGGTGGGCCGTGCGGGCGGCGGACGTGACCGTCCCGGCGCCGCGCACGGACGCGCGGGTGTGGCGCGTCGTCGGCGAGCCGCTCGTGCCCGGCGCGCGCGCCGAGGCGCACGCGCAGCGCGGGCACGGCTCCGAGGCGGGGGCGCCGCTCCCGCTCGCGGGGGAGACCGTCGCCGTGAAGGACCTCTTCGCCGTCGCGGGCCAGCGCGTCGGCGCGGGCAACCCCGCGTGGCTCGCGGGCGCGCCGGTCGAGACGGAGCACGCGTGGGCCGTCGCCGCGCTCGTCGAGGCGGGCGCCGACGTCGTCGGCATCGCGCGCACCGACGAGCTCGCGTACTCGCTCGCGGGAACCAACGCGCACTACGGCACGCCGCCCAATCCCGCCGCACCCGGCCGCGTGCCGGGCGGCTCGACGTCGGGCCCCGCAACGGCCGTGAGCCTCGGCCACGCGACGATCGCGCTCGGCACGGACACCGGCGGCTCCGTCCGTGTGCCGGCCGCGTACCAGGGACTGTGGGGGCTGCGCACGACGCACGACGCCGTCCCCCGCGACGGCCTCGTGCCGCTCGCGCCCTCGTTCGACACGGTCGGCTGCCTCGCCCGCACGGCCGACGTGCTCGCGCGTGCGACGCACGCGCTCCTGCCCGCCGCAGCCTCGGTGCCCGACGGCGCGACGCTCGTCCGCGACGTCGTCGTGCTGCCGTCGCTCGTGGCCCACGCCGACGCGGACGTCGCGGACGCGATCACCGCGCTCGCGGCCCGGCAGGCCTGGGGTACCTCGGACCTTCTCGGTGACGCCGACCTGACCGCCTGGCGCACCGCCTTCCAGACGCTCCAGGCGTGGGAGGCGTGGCGCGAGCACGGCGTATGGCTCGAGAAGGTCGGCCTCGACGTCCTCGGACCGGACGTCCGCGGTCGCTTCGCCCACGCCGCGACCGTGACCGACGACGCTGCCCGCAGCGCGCGCGAGACCGTCACCCAGGTCCGCGACGCCGTCCGCGCGGCCGTCGGCGACGCGATCGTCGCGTTGCCTGCGGCATCGTCCGTCGCTCCCGCCCTCGCGGCCGGGGGCGCCGACGCGGCGGCCGTCGACGCGGCCCGCCAGCGGACCATGGAGCTCACGTGCGTCGCGGGGATCTCCGGCCTGCCCGGCCTCACCGTGCCCCTGCGCACGGCCGCAGGCGTGCCGTGCGGCGTGAGCCTCGTCGCGGGTCCCGGCCGCGACGCGGACCTGCTCGCGGTGGCCGTCGCGCTCGCGTCCGGCCCTTGCTCGGGTGGGCGCTGACACAGGTTTTACCTCACCGAAACAGGCGTTGCAGCCCGCTTAACATCCGCTCCGTACCGTCGAGGGCGGAGAGGAGGTGGCTCATGAACGTCACCGAGTTCAACGCCCTGAGCAGGGACGACGCGCTGTCCGCGCTCGTCGCGTGCGCCGCCGTGCCGGCCTGGGCCGCCCAGGTCGCGGACGCGAGGCCCTACGCCGACGCGCGGTCGCTGCTCGAGCACGCCGACCGCCTCGCGGCCGCCTGGACCGACGACGAGGTGGACGCCGCGCTCGCGGACCACCCCCGTCTCGGCGAGAACCACGCGGGGACCGGAGCGAGCGCCGAGGCGTCCGCCCGCGAGCAGGCCGCCCTGCGCGCGAGCGCCGACCCGGGCGAGCGCCTCGCCGCCGGCAACCGTCTCTACGAGCAGCGCTTCGATCGCGTCTTCCTCGTCCGAGCCGCCGGCCGCACCGCCCCCGAGATCCTCGCCCTCCTCGACGAACGGCTCGACAACGACCCCGCGACCGAGCTGCGCGTCGTCGCCGGCGAGCTCCGCGAGATCTGCGCGCTGCGCCTCGCGGGCCTCCTCGACCACGCGCCGGTCGGCGCACCCCTCGACCCGACGGGCGGCCCCGCATGACCACCTTCTC
This genomic window from Flavimobilis soli contains:
- a CDS encoding DUF7059 domain-containing protein; translated protein: MSHPPILDDDAAPDLLARLRADLVAADYTVAGVQSLLGPLAFDALHREEALPARRVLRGVLAAARGESAGDAPSEAERRRAALAAVFFLGDTLLSHELALALPTLGLDGARALGLTRDVDPGRVRARFDLRPYAADDAAGHLDWWLASDLGELATGAGLEPDHVLGAGGASLTLAQVTARRPVGRVLDLGTGCGIQALHASRHAEHVVGTDISRTALEFARFNAALNGVALELREGSMLAPVAGETFDLVVSNPPFVITPRASAGVEMFEYRDGGRSGDDLVRDLVVNVGSVLAPGGVVQMLGNWEIRRGQDWTERVGAWLDAAGLDGWVIQREVLDPAQYAETWLRDGGTTPERDPEGFAAMYEAWLEDFESRDVEAVGFGIVYLRRPVDGRVTLRRLEEHTGSVHQPLGEHLAASVEAHDWLEHRDDAALLAERLVVAPDVTEERYLTPGQDDPNVVIVRQGGGLGRGVHASTALAALVGVCDGELSVGQIVGAIASLFDVDASELAADVLPGVRGLVRDLFLTPA
- a CDS encoding endonuclease/exonuclease/phosphatase family protein encodes the protein MDLRVMTYNIKSLELDGAAARRVVRAQRPDVLLLQEAPRWVRGRRRTRGFARDVGMVVVAGGIAGRGAAIAVAPHLVPQVVEGRGVAFEPRTVRFRQGFPTPRGYALARLARSDGEGGVLTFVSVHLSAQRPQRAQHVPVYVELAAREAPDLVLGGDLNENPRGPSVLALQPPLRDADPGQAPTEPVDVPRTRLDGFLVGSTVTVHQVTVPDGPDVLVGSDHRPAVLDMSW
- a CDS encoding sensor histidine kinase, with amino-acid sequence MTAEPDAGGPVAAVPGRAPRRRAWSLQRRLVVTVVALLAGVCLALAAISTLALRASLVERIDDSLGAASMRAGRAPDGNAPAFPGPEDVPSSSSDVTDPSTTAPGTTPPQVADDRPPFLAVPGQSTGTLGLRLQDGEVGEQGYLDDDGTVQDLTADQLAILASVEPDGTPRTVDLPGLGSYRVIAVERDAGTATAPSSVQVTGLSLDGTTATLTRYLTVEIGIGVAAGVLAAIAASVLVRRALRPLAHVTQTATRIAHLPLHEGAVNLPERVDDDDTRTEVGRVGAALNRMIDHVEKALSARFTSETQVRQFVADASHELRTPLASIRGYAELVRRSDDQVPAATSQALARIESESVRMSGLVEDLLLLARLDAGRPLERETVDLLPLALECLADAHAAGPDHVWRLDLPTEDEDATVFEVTGDDARLRQVLVNLLSNARVHTPPGTSVTLRLRAAADGGVDVDVSDDGPGITPELLPLLFDRFTRGDSARGHEAGSTGLGLAIAHAIVAAHGGGLSVATTPGATTFHVHLPRPA
- a CDS encoding response regulator transcription factor, translated to MSSPAADRSSFTRPDGQPIRALVVDDEPNLAELVATALRYEGWDVRTVHDGRSAVDLARTHDPDIVVLDMMLPDLDGLAVLRRIRERGCHAPVLFLTAKDAVEDRVAGLTAGGDDYVTKPFSLEEVVARLRVLLRRAGARQEREEAVLVVGDLVLDEDAHDVVRAGTPVHLTATEFELLRFLMRNARRVVSKAQILDRVWNYDFGGQANIVELYISYLRKKIDAGREPMIHTLRGVGYVLKPGADVV
- a CDS encoding phosphatase PAP2 family protein, with product MSLPPTRPHEQQRPDAPTVPTARVEPQTPALGNPALGTQPAAPWSPHAPAHARPAGDTTASTRPVVEATEARVAPRVVGLLVAFLGVVAFAYVTRLALGTVWGQELDENALAGSTFGKGTLWKVGEPVLDVVSNSFVVLALGGAILISLLRRRWGLAAQVVVLVAGANLTTQILKHQVLERAHLGVLTERPGNSLPSGHTTVAASVSIALLLVVPRRVRPVVALLGAVYTALTGVSTMVGGWHRPSDVVAGLLVVLVWTALVLGLTSASGIDRKAKHSSVGTAVATTLLAVGTAVSGALAAGLLTGSVELFADRGQDVVDYLGTASAVVAATGLVFMVSLLLRQSTARGRAES
- a CDS encoding DUF1275 family protein, with translation MIDRIRGVASGRMHLTLMLILTFSTGIIDAVGYLGLDRVFTGNMTGNVVILGMGLMGADELPVLGPLVALGGFMAGAAVAGRALRGRGGWSRRSTALLGVVGGVMAALALTVLLVDELPHLLAVSVTCLLGAVMGLQAAVARVVAVKDVTTVVVTSTITGLAADSVLGSGAARAAGGGSGRRFLAVVLILAGAGAGALLLKVDLAAGLAVSALVTLGVTVVGAIHSRHHR
- a CDS encoding acetamidase/formamidase family protein translates to MSHEILHRGLGPMTSPTYLPAELDTVLWGRLPCATDAPVLTIDPGTEVTFDTISHEGILEDQGRDPRAFFGAHGVDGDHVLDDAVELAASDHPRTWGVDGPHVVTGPVRVSGARRGDLLAMTLVDATPRVPYGVISNRHGKGALPGEMPADGETFSAFAAVDDAGTHGLLPLVPGGDRHARFPLAPFLGIMGVAVDGDARPHSVPPGAHGGNIDIKLLTAGSTLYLPVQVDGALAYVGDPHFAQGDGEVALTAMEASLRATVRFDVIAHEDAVEQFGELAGPLARTSEYLVPTGMDEDLDVAMASCVRAALALLEARYGMDRRMAYAYLSAATDFDISQVVDMVKGVHARIRLADFA
- a CDS encoding AtzH-like domain-containing protein; amino-acid sequence: MSDDQLTAAELHADGEVPTGLLEAFWAYERALGTDDVAELDRLFAAGPHTLRGDAAGLLVGHEQIAAFRSSRGGAPSRTVLEVHVRTITPDDALVVAVTALSRGGRGRQTQLWHRGPEGWAVRAADVTVPAPRTDARVWRVVGEPLVPGARAEAHAQRGHGSEAGAPLPLAGETVAVKDLFAVAGQRVGAGNPAWLAGAPVETEHAWAVAALVEAGADVVGIARTDELAYSLAGTNAHYGTPPNPAAPGRVPGGSTSGPATAVSLGHATIALGTDTGGSVRVPAAYQGLWGLRTTHDAVPRDGLVPLAPSFDTVGCLARTADVLARATHALLPAAASVPDGATLVRDVVVLPSLVAHADADVADAITALAARQAWGTSDLLGDADLTAWRTAFQTLQAWEAWREHGVWLEKVGLDVLGPDVRGRFAHAATVTDDAARSARETVTQVRDAVRAAVGDAIVALPAASSVAPALAAGGADAAAVDAARQRTMELTCVAGISGLPGLTVPLRTAAGVPCGVSLVAGPGRDADLLAVAVALASGPCSGGR
- the uraD gene encoding 2-oxo-4-hydroxy-4-carboxy-5-ureidoimidazoline decarboxylase, with product MNVTEFNALSRDDALSALVACAAVPAWAAQVADARPYADARSLLEHADRLAAAWTDDEVDAALADHPRLGENHAGTGASAEASAREQAALRASADPGERLAAGNRLYEQRFDRVFLVRAAGRTAPEILALLDERLDNDPATELRVVAGELREICALRLAGLLDHAPVGAPLDPTGGPA